A single genomic interval of Paracoccus contaminans harbors:
- a CDS encoding YgfZ/GcvT domain-containing protein produces MRTILRVTGPDRTDFLQGLVTNDISRAPVWAALLTPQGKYLADFLIVPEGESLLIDVDERLADDLLRRLSMYRLRADVRIERTALTVARGTGPAPKGAIPDPRHPALGWRLYGAQGDDGTDWDAIRIAHTIPETLVELIPNETFILEAGFERLNGVDFRKGCYVGQEVTARMKHRTELRKGLVSVDVAGEAPPGTSILTADGREAGVLYTQGGGRGIAHLRFDRAGAGLNAAGAAVTWTDARP; encoded by the coding sequence ATGCGGACCATCCTGCGCGTGACCGGACCGGACCGGACGGATTTCCTGCAAGGCCTGGTGACGAACGACATCAGCCGCGCGCCGGTCTGGGCGGCGCTTCTGACGCCGCAGGGGAAATACCTCGCCGATTTCCTGATCGTCCCCGAGGGCGAATCGCTGCTGATCGACGTGGACGAACGGCTGGCGGACGACCTGCTGCGCCGCCTGTCGATGTATCGCCTGCGCGCCGATGTGCGGATCGAACGCACCGCCCTGACCGTCGCCCGCGGCACTGGCCCCGCCCCAAAGGGCGCGATCCCCGACCCGCGGCATCCGGCGCTGGGCTGGCGGCTATACGGCGCGCAGGGCGATGACGGCACCGACTGGGACGCGATCCGCATTGCCCATACCATCCCCGAAACCCTCGTCGAACTGATCCCCAACGAAACCTTCATCCTCGAGGCCGGATTCGAGCGGCTCAACGGCGTCGATTTCCGCAAGGGCTGCTATGTGGGCCAGGAGGTGACGGCGCGGATGAAGCACAGGACCGAACTGCGCAAGGGGCTGGTCAGCGTGGATGTTGCGGGCGAGGCCCCGCCCGGCACTTCCATCCTGACCGCCGACGGGCGCGAGGCGGGCGTGCTTTACACGCAAGGCGGGGGGCGCGGGATCGCGCATCTGCGCTTTGACCGGGCAGGCGCCGGCCTCAACGCGGCGGGCGCGGCAGTCACATGGACCGATGCCCGGCCCTGA
- a CDS encoding ABC transporter ATP-binding protein: protein MPSRATRTPGLFGRLWRDYLRRYWPRMGLATVLMVIEGSTLAVLSWMLRPLFDRVFVGRDTGAMWWVGGAILGLFLVRACTYVITRAILTSVQQGVASRMQTDLLRHILTLDGSFFQANPPGALIERVQGDTLAIKSIWTSFITGAGRDAVSLVALFGVAVGTDPEWTAIALVGAPLLIVPTALVQRYIRRKTRANRIAASARATRLDEVLHGIGAVRLNRMEDYQTDRFARVVTAIQQSETKMSAVTAMVPALIDIVTGLGFVGVMAVGGAEVTSGERTVGEFMSFFTALSLAFQPLRRLGGLAGGWQTAAASLERIYAIFDTTPTIRSGPRTRPPADTTIRLEDVHLAYDGHPVLRGLTFTARAGQTTALVGPSGAGKSTVFNLLTRMVDPDAGAVTLGGVPVADYDLGTLRDQFSTVSQDSALFDESLRQNIVLGRSVPQQRLRAAVTAAHVADFADALPAGLDTPAGPRGSALSGGQRQRVAIARALLRDAPVLLLDEATSALDAASERLVQRALDELSAGRTTLVIAHRLSTIRAADSIVVIEAGRVVEQGTHDQLMAANGAYAALVRLQFGQGAKGD, encoded by the coding sequence ATGCCGTCACGCGCCACCCGAACGCCCGGCCTTTTCGGCCGGTTGTGGCGCGATTACCTGCGCCGCTATTGGCCGCGCATGGGGCTGGCCACGGTGCTGATGGTGATCGAAGGCTCGACCCTCGCGGTTCTCAGCTGGATGCTCAGGCCGCTGTTCGACCGGGTATTCGTGGGCCGCGACACCGGCGCCATGTGGTGGGTGGGCGGCGCGATCCTGGGGTTGTTCCTGGTTCGCGCCTGCACCTATGTCATCACCCGCGCGATCCTCACTTCCGTCCAGCAGGGCGTTGCCAGCCGGATGCAGACCGACCTGCTGCGCCACATCCTGACGCTGGACGGCAGCTTCTTTCAGGCCAACCCGCCCGGCGCGCTGATCGAGCGCGTCCAGGGCGACACGCTGGCGATCAAGTCGATCTGGACCAGCTTCATCACCGGGGCGGGGCGGGATGCGGTATCGCTGGTGGCGCTGTTCGGGGTGGCCGTGGGGACCGATCCTGAATGGACGGCCATCGCGCTGGTCGGCGCGCCTTTGCTGATCGTCCCCACCGCGCTGGTCCAGCGCTATATCCGCCGCAAGACGCGGGCAAACCGGATCGCCGCCTCGGCCCGCGCCACCCGCCTTGACGAGGTGCTGCACGGCATCGGGGCGGTGCGGCTGAACCGGATGGAGGATTACCAGACCGACCGCTTTGCCCGCGTCGTGACCGCCATCCAGCAATCGGAAACCAAGATGAGCGCCGTCACCGCCATGGTTCCGGCGCTGATCGACATCGTGACGGGCCTGGGCTTTGTCGGCGTGATGGCGGTGGGCGGGGCCGAGGTGACCAGCGGCGAGCGCACGGTGGGCGAGTTCATGTCGTTCTTCACCGCGCTGTCGCTGGCCTTCCAGCCGCTGCGGCGGCTGGGCGGGCTGGCGGGGGGCTGGCAGACGGCCGCCGCCTCGCTCGAACGGATCTATGCGATCTTCGACACCACTCCCACCATCCGGTCCGGGCCGCGGACCCGGCCGCCCGCCGATACCACCATCCGGCTCGAGGACGTGCATCTGGCCTATGACGGCCATCCTGTCCTGCGCGGCCTGACCTTTACCGCCCGCGCGGGGCAGACGACCGCGCTGGTCGGCCCATCGGGGGCGGGCAAGTCCACGGTGTTCAACCTGCTCACGCGGATGGTGGACCCCGATGCCGGGGCCGTCACCCTGGGGGGCGTGCCGGTGGCCGATTATGACCTGGGCACGCTGCGCGACCAGTTTTCCACCGTCAGCCAGGATTCGGCGCTGTTCGATGAATCGCTGCGCCAGAACATCGTGCTGGGCCGGTCCGTCCCCCAGCAACGCCTGCGCGCCGCCGTCACCGCGGCCCATGTAGCCGATTTCGCCGATGCCCTGCCCGCCGGGCTGGATACCCCGGCCGGCCCGCGCGGATCGGCCCTGTCGGGCGGCCAGCGCCAGCGTGTCGCCATCGCCCGCGCGCTGCTGCGCGATGCCCCCGTGCTGCTGCTGGACGAGGCGACCAGCGCGCTGGACGCGGCATCCGAACGCCTGGTGCAGCGGGCGCTGGACGAATTGTCGGCCGGCCGCACCACGCTGGTGATCGCGCACCGCCTGTCCACCATCCGCGCCGCCGACAGCATCGTCGTGATCGAGGCGGGGCGGGTTGTCGAACAGGGCACCCATGACCAGCTTATGGCGGCGAACGGCGCCTATGCGGCGCTGGTGCGGCTGCAATTCGGACAGGGGGCGAAAGGCGACTAG
- a CDS encoding EamA family transporter, protein MQGRDRALALLVPVLWGLNFPATALMLDHYPPLLGVALRFLLLAVPTVLLVPRPAIRLRWLILTGLGLGVLQFGFLYGAIVAGMPAGLASLVLQSSAPFTIILAMLLLGERQSRRQAAGIALSVLGLALIGLVRARSAAWWPVALTLMAGLGWAVGNIGARLARPPKPLHLTLWMSVIPLAPMFLLSFLFERDRILPALGTALTRAALPADLGLLYIVIFASLIGYGIWTTLMSRYPASQVAPWSMLVPVVGVLSSWLVLGERPHPAELAAGLLVIAGVLMASRPPRSGTA, encoded by the coding sequence ATGCAAGGACGCGATCGTGCGCTGGCGCTGCTGGTGCCGGTGCTGTGGGGGCTGAACTTTCCGGCAACCGCGCTGATGCTGGACCATTATCCGCCGCTGCTGGGGGTGGCGCTGCGATTCCTGCTGCTGGCGGTTCCCACGGTCCTTCTGGTGCCGCGGCCCGCCATTCGCCTGCGCTGGCTGATCCTGACGGGGCTTGGCCTGGGGGTGCTGCAGTTCGGCTTTCTCTATGGCGCGATCGTGGCGGGGATGCCGGCGGGGCTGGCCTCGCTGGTGCTGCAATCCTCGGCGCCCTTCACGATCATCCTGGCGATGCTGCTGCTGGGCGAGCGGCAAAGCCGGCGGCAGGCGGCTGGCATCGCGCTGTCGGTGCTGGGGCTGGCGCTGATCGGGCTGGTGCGCGCGCGCAGCGCGGCATGGTGGCCGGTCGCGCTGACGCTGATGGCGGGCCTTGGCTGGGCGGTGGGCAATATCGGCGCGCGCCTTGCCCGCCCGCCCAAGCCGCTGCACCTGACGCTGTGGATGTCCGTCATCCCGCTGGCCCCGATGTTCCTGCTGTCCTTTCTGTTCGAACGGGACCGCATCCTCCCCGCGCTGGGCACCGCGCTCACGCGCGCGGCGCTGCCGGCGGATCTGGGGCTGCTGTATATCGTGATTTTCGCCTCGCTGATCGGATACGGCATCTGGACAACGCTGATGTCGCGCTATCCGGCCAGCCAGGTGGCCCCCTGGTCGATGCTGGTGCCGGTGGTGGGGGTGCTGTCGTCCTGGCTCGTCCTTGGCGAAAGGCCCCATCCGGCCGAACTGGCAGCCGGCCTGCTGGTCATCGCGGGCGTGCTGATGGCCTCGCGCCCGCCCCGGTCCGGCACGGCCTGA
- the dinB gene encoding DNA polymerase IV, with protein MRRIVHIDMDAFFASVEQRDNPELRGRPVAVGGSSLRGVVAAASYEARAFGVRSAMPSVRAARLCPDLIFVKPRFEVYKAVSAQIRDIFARFTPLIEPLSLDEAYLDLTDHLDGRTATGIAREIRALIRAETGLTASAGVSYNKFLAKLASDQRKPDGLFVIPPEAGAAYAQSLPIGRFHGVGPATAARMERHGIRTGADLHRQSLEFLTATFGKAGPHYWNIARGIDDRPVRPDRTRKSIGAETTFSADIFDPQTAAEALEPLAAKVWRHAQPRGASGRTVTLKAKYTDFRIVTRARSLPHPVMSQQALLAEAAALIPQVLPDPRGVRLLGITLSALCPLPQAPAPRQLDLFG; from the coding sequence GTGCGCCGCATCGTTCATATCGACATGGACGCCTTTTTCGCCAGCGTCGAGCAGCGCGACAACCCCGAGCTGCGGGGCAGGCCGGTGGCGGTCGGCGGATCGTCCCTGCGCGGCGTCGTCGCCGCCGCCAGCTACGAGGCGCGCGCCTTCGGGGTGCGCTCGGCCATGCCATCGGTGCGGGCCGCGCGGCTGTGCCCGGACCTGATCTTCGTCAAGCCGCGCTTCGAGGTCTACAAGGCGGTCAGCGCCCAGATCCGCGACATCTTCGCCCGCTTCACCCCGCTGATCGAGCCGCTGTCGCTGGACGAGGCCTATCTGGACCTGACCGATCACCTGGATGGACGCACCGCGACAGGGATCGCCCGCGAGATCCGCGCCCTGATCCGGGCCGAAACGGGGCTGACCGCCTCGGCCGGGGTCAGCTACAACAAGTTCCTGGCCAAGCTCGCGTCCGACCAGCGCAAGCCCGACGGGCTGTTCGTCATCCCGCCCGAGGCGGGCGCGGCCTATGCCCAGTCTTTGCCCATCGGCCGCTTTCACGGCGTCGGCCCCGCCACGGCGGCGCGGATGGAGCGGCACGGCATCCGCACCGGCGCCGACCTGCACCGGCAGAGCCTTGAATTTCTGACCGCGACCTTCGGCAAGGCCGGGCCGCATTACTGGAACATCGCCCGCGGCATCGACGATCGCCCGGTGCGCCCAGACCGGACGCGCAAGTCGATCGGGGCCGAGACGACCTTTTCCGCCGACATCTTCGACCCCCAGACCGCGGCCGAGGCGCTGGAGCCGCTGGCCGCGAAGGTCTGGCGCCATGCCCAGCCGCGCGGGGCCAGCGGGCGCACGGTGACGCTCAAGGCCAAATACACCGATTTCCGCATCGTCACCCGCGCCCGTTCCCTGCCCCATCCGGTCATGTCCCAGCAGGCCCTGCTGGCCGAGGCGGCGGCCCTGATCCCGCAGGTGCTGCCCGACCCGCGGGGGGTGCGGCTGCTGGGGATCACCCTGTCGGCGCTGTGCCCGCTGCCGCAGGCGCCCGCGCCGCGGCAACTGGATCTGTTCGGCTGA